A genomic region of Eriocheir sinensis breed Jianghai 21 chromosome 42, ASM2467909v1, whole genome shotgun sequence contains the following coding sequences:
- the LOC127009968 gene encoding tyrosine-protein kinase Fer-like isoform X4, whose product MGFSAALQGEESHAALLGRQDAELRLLDTMRRVLVARAKCDREYAAALAQLAHTAAKMDAPDPLLDDSRLHKAWHVMVGGLEQWSTVVRQNADTLVVDTVEKLAALITEKRASRKVYYEEHQRISNEVTRLQEAVNKAKTSYEQTLELYKSSKTKYEDQFLKHKPGRKLDELKERYQKACRKLHQVHNEYVLLLCEAADYERDFRTVLLPGLLEYQERVQEDMIDKWRGILREVWELTDTSRGRYSELQTEVGSAVTAITPRTEYAGFSEENRSSPPEPVTFEFCQDLLGDGVGCLQAGQLAVDSLTVDSLRLKLTDIEHRLKEVTTELRDKQNLLNQHETEVANIKKGVAGGGVGGGGGGVLQDSPSAHIATRLPVLKRASDVLHRELNELRCKESWLTHQHRLIHDPLAAKGCEEEPQQPWEAGHVNGDSTNKSKSLLSLNFVHQRDSLTLKSKSAAIKELLRKPFSRGKASDSPASTPPTPSRAGTEEPTLPPSHVPPDQHSLSDLPLSPDSASTQAEHLQAAPPTTNVSFGGGGVVVGGAVNGIPELTYDPDRCLEDEPWFHGVLPREEVVRLLVEEGQYLVRETTRNDEQQIVLSVCWGSHKHFIVQTTPEGHYRFEGPAFPTIQELILHQHQCGLPVTNKSGAILRTPIFRERWELNNDDVELREKIGRGNFGDVYKARLRDSGLEVAVKTCRVTLPDEQKKKFLQEGRILKQYDHPNIVRFIGICVQKQPIMIVMELVPGGSLLSFVRNHKGQLTVKQMMGMCLDTASGMAYLESKNCIHRDLAARNCLVGHRNSVKISDFGMSREEEEYYVSDGMKQIPIKWTAPEALNFGKYTSLCDVWSYGVLCWEIFSSGEVPYHGYSNTKAREMIDTGYRMQAPVNTPDTMYQLMLKCWQYEPDNRPHFPEIYNTVHDIYLSL is encoded by the exons ATGGGGTTCAGCGCGGCCCTGCAGGGCGAGGAGAGCCACGCGGCGCTGCTGGGGCGGCAGGACGCGGAGCTGCGGCTGCTGGACACCATGCGGCGCGTGTTGGTGGCGCGGGCGAAGTGTGACCGGGAGTACGCCGCGGCGCTGGCCCAGCTGGCCCACACGGCGGCCAAGATGGACGCCCCCGACCCCCTGCTGGACGACTCGCGCCTGCACAag GCATGGCACGTAATGGTCGGTGGTTTGGAACAGTGGAGTACCGTGGTTAGACAGAACGCGGATACACTGGTTGTAGACACGGTGGAGAAGCTCGCTGCCCTCATCACGGAGAAGAGAGCGTCGAGGAAGGTTTACTACGAAGAACATCAGAGGATTAGTAACGAGGTGACGAGG CTGCAGGAGGCGGTGAACAAGGCCAAGACAAGTTACGAACAGACCCTCGAGTTGTACAAGTCCTCCAAGACGAAATACGAGGACCAGTTTCTTAAGC ATAAGCCCGGGCGTAAACTGGACGAACTGAAGGAGCGTTACCAGAAGGCGTGTCGAAAGCTCCACCAGGTCCACAACGAATATGTGTTGTTGCTTTGCGAGGCGGCGGACTACGAGCGGGATTTTAGGACGGTGCTTCTGCCTGGCCTGCTGGAGTACCAAGAGAGGGTGCAGGAGGACATGATTGATAAGTG GCGGGGCATCCTACGGGAGGTATGGGAGCTCACGGACACCTCCAGGGGGCGGTACAGTGAGCTACAGACGGAGGTGGGATCGGCCGTCACCGCCATTACGCCCAGGACGGAGTACGCGGGCTTCTCCGAGGAAAACAG GAGTTCCCCGCCGGAGCCTGTGACCTTCGAATTTTGCCAGGACCTTTTGGGGGACGGCGTGGGGTGCTTGCAGGCAGGTCAGCTGGCCGTGGACTCCCTCACCGTGGACTCCCTAAGACTCAAACTGACGGACATTGAACACAGGCTGAAGGAGGTGACCACGGAGCTACGAGACAAACAGAACCTCCTCAACCAGCACGAGACGGAGGTGGCCAACATCAAAaagggtgttgctggtggtggtgttggaggtggtggtggtggtgtgttgcagGATTCGCCTTCGGCCCATATTGCtacgag GCTCCCCGTGCTGAAGCGAGCGAGCGACGTGCTGCACCGCGAACTGAACGAACTGCGCTGCAAGGAATCGTGGCTCACACACCAGCACCGGCTAATCCACGACCCCCTGGCGGCGAAGGGCTGCGAGGAGGAGCCGCAACAGCCCTGGGAGGCGGGGCACGTCAACGGGGACTCG ACCAACAAGTCcaaatctcttctctccctcaactTCGTG caccAGCGGGACAGCCTCACCCTCAAGTCAAAATCCGCGGCCATCAAGGAATTGCTGAGAAAGCCGTTCAGTCGGGGGAAGGCCAGCGACTCCCCCGCCTCCACGCCCCCCACCCCCAGCAGGGCAGGCACGGAGGAGCCCACCTTGCCCCCCAGCCACGTCCCCCCCGACCAGCACTCCCTCAGcgacctccccctctcccctgacTCCGCCTCCACCCAAGCCGAGCACCTCCAGGCCGCTCCACCCACCACGAATGTgtcttttggtggtggtggtgttgttgttggtggtgcggTTAATGGGATACCTGAgctg accTATGACCCTGACCGGTGCTTGGAGGATGAGCCTTGGTTCCACGGGGTTCTGCCGCGGGAGGAGGTGGTACGCCTGCTGGTGGAGGAGGGACAGTACCTCGTCAGGGAGACCACGAGGAACGACGAGCAGCAAATCGTTCTCTCGGTGTGCTGGGGGTCGCATAAACACTTCATTGTACAGACCACGCCGGAG GGCCACTACAGGTTCGAGGGCCCGGCCTTCCCCACCATCCAGGAGCTCATCCTGCACCAGCACCAGTGCGGCCTGCCCGTCACCAACAAGTCCGGCGCCATCCTACGCACGCCCATCTTCAGGGAGCGATGGGAGCTGAACAACGACGACGTGGAGCTCAGGGAGAAGATAGGACGG GGCAACTTCGGGGACGTGTACAAGGCTCGGTTACGGGACTCGGGGCTCGAAGTGGCGGTCAAGACGTGCCGAGTGACCTTGCCGGACGAGCAGAAGAAGAAGTTCCTGCAGGAGGGTCGTATCTTGAAGCAGTATGACCATCCCAACATCGTGCGATTCATCGGGATTTGCGTCCAGAAGCAACCCATTATGATCGTTATGGAGCTGGTGCCgg GTGGATCGCTCCTCAGCTTCGTACGCAACCACAAGGGGCAGCTGACGGTCAAACAGATGATGGGCATGTGCTTGGACACCGCCTCGGGCATGGCCTACCTCGAGTCCAAGAACTGCATCCATCGAGACCTGGCGGCGCGAAACTGCTTAGTGG GTCACCGTAACAGCGTCAAGATCTCAGACTTCGGCATgtcccgggaggaggaggagtactacGTGAGCGACGGGATGAAGCAGATACCCATCAAGTGGACGGCCCCCGAGGCACTGAActtcg GTAAATACACTTCGCTCTGTGACGTGTGGAGCTACGGGGTGCTATGCTGGGAGATCTTCTCGTCCGGGGAGGTGCCTTACCACGGCTACTCCAACACTAAGGCGCGCGAGATGATTGACACAG
- the LOC127009968 gene encoding tyrosine-protein kinase Fer-like isoform X3, translating to MELLSHIYGFQYRLWNWWHGSVMGFSAALQGEESHAALLGRQDAELRLLDTMRRVLVARAKCDREYAAALAQLAHTAAKMDAPDPLLDDSRLHKAWHVMVGGLEQWSTVVRQNADTLVVDTVEKLAALITEKRASRKVYYEEHQRISNEVTRLQEAVNKAKTSYEQTLELYKSSKTKYEDQFLKHKPGRKLDELKERYQKACRKLHQVHNEYVLLLCEAADYERDFRTVLLPGLLEYQERVQEDMIDKWRGILREVWELTDTSRGRYSELQTEVGSAVTAITPRTEYAGFSEENRSSPPEPVTFEFCQDLLGDGVGCLQAGQLAVDSLTVDSLRLKLTDIEHRLKEVTTELRDKQNLLNQHETEVANIKKGVAGGGVGGGGGGVLQDSPSAHIATRLPVLKRASDVLHRELNELRCKESWLTHQHRLIHDPLAAKGCEEEPQQPWEAGHVNGDSTNKSKSLLSLNFVHQRDSLTLKSKSAAIKELLRKPFSRGKASDSPASTPPTPSRAGTEEPTLPPSHVPPDQHSLSDLPLSPDSASTQAEHLQAAPPTTNVSFGGGGVVVGGAVNGIPELTYDPDRCLEDEPWFHGVLPREEVVRLLVEEGQYLVRETTRNDEQQIVLSVCWGSHKHFIVQTTPEGHYRFEGPAFPTIQELILHQHQCGLPVTNKSGAILRTPIFRERWELNNDDVELREKIGRGNFGDVYKARLRDSGLEVAVKTCRVTLPDEQKKKFLQEGRILKQYDHPNIVRFIGICVQKQPIMIVMELVPGGSLLSFVRNHKGQLTVKQMMGMCLDTASGMAYLESKNCIHRDLAARNCLVGHRNSVKISDFGMSREEEEYYVSDGMKQIPIKWTAPEALNFGKYTSLCDVWSYGVLCWEIFSSGEVPYHGYSNTKAREMIDTGYRMQAPVNTPDTMYQLMLKCWQYEPDNRPHFPEIYNTVHDIYLSL from the exons ATGGAGCTCCTCTCTCATATATACGGGTTCCAGTACCGCTTGTGGAACTGGTGGCATGG GTCCGTGATGGGGTTCAGCGCGGCCCTGCAGGGCGAGGAGAGCCACGCGGCGCTGCTGGGGCGGCAGGACGCGGAGCTGCGGCTGCTGGACACCATGCGGCGCGTGTTGGTGGCGCGGGCGAAGTGTGACCGGGAGTACGCCGCGGCGCTGGCCCAGCTGGCCCACACGGCGGCCAAGATGGACGCCCCCGACCCCCTGCTGGACGACTCGCGCCTGCACAag GCATGGCACGTAATGGTCGGTGGTTTGGAACAGTGGAGTACCGTGGTTAGACAGAACGCGGATACACTGGTTGTAGACACGGTGGAGAAGCTCGCTGCCCTCATCACGGAGAAGAGAGCGTCGAGGAAGGTTTACTACGAAGAACATCAGAGGATTAGTAACGAGGTGACGAGG CTGCAGGAGGCGGTGAACAAGGCCAAGACAAGTTACGAACAGACCCTCGAGTTGTACAAGTCCTCCAAGACGAAATACGAGGACCAGTTTCTTAAGC ATAAGCCCGGGCGTAAACTGGACGAACTGAAGGAGCGTTACCAGAAGGCGTGTCGAAAGCTCCACCAGGTCCACAACGAATATGTGTTGTTGCTTTGCGAGGCGGCGGACTACGAGCGGGATTTTAGGACGGTGCTTCTGCCTGGCCTGCTGGAGTACCAAGAGAGGGTGCAGGAGGACATGATTGATAAGTG GCGGGGCATCCTACGGGAGGTATGGGAGCTCACGGACACCTCCAGGGGGCGGTACAGTGAGCTACAGACGGAGGTGGGATCGGCCGTCACCGCCATTACGCCCAGGACGGAGTACGCGGGCTTCTCCGAGGAAAACAG GAGTTCCCCGCCGGAGCCTGTGACCTTCGAATTTTGCCAGGACCTTTTGGGGGACGGCGTGGGGTGCTTGCAGGCAGGTCAGCTGGCCGTGGACTCCCTCACCGTGGACTCCCTAAGACTCAAACTGACGGACATTGAACACAGGCTGAAGGAGGTGACCACGGAGCTACGAGACAAACAGAACCTCCTCAACCAGCACGAGACGGAGGTGGCCAACATCAAAaagggtgttgctggtggtggtgttggaggtggtggtggtggtgtgttgcagGATTCGCCTTCGGCCCATATTGCtacgag GCTCCCCGTGCTGAAGCGAGCGAGCGACGTGCTGCACCGCGAACTGAACGAACTGCGCTGCAAGGAATCGTGGCTCACACACCAGCACCGGCTAATCCACGACCCCCTGGCGGCGAAGGGCTGCGAGGAGGAGCCGCAACAGCCCTGGGAGGCGGGGCACGTCAACGGGGACTCG ACCAACAAGTCcaaatctcttctctccctcaactTCGTG caccAGCGGGACAGCCTCACCCTCAAGTCAAAATCCGCGGCCATCAAGGAATTGCTGAGAAAGCCGTTCAGTCGGGGGAAGGCCAGCGACTCCCCCGCCTCCACGCCCCCCACCCCCAGCAGGGCAGGCACGGAGGAGCCCACCTTGCCCCCCAGCCACGTCCCCCCCGACCAGCACTCCCTCAGcgacctccccctctcccctgacTCCGCCTCCACCCAAGCCGAGCACCTCCAGGCCGCTCCACCCACCACGAATGTgtcttttggtggtggtggtgttgttgttggtggtgcggTTAATGGGATACCTGAgctg accTATGACCCTGACCGGTGCTTGGAGGATGAGCCTTGGTTCCACGGGGTTCTGCCGCGGGAGGAGGTGGTACGCCTGCTGGTGGAGGAGGGACAGTACCTCGTCAGGGAGACCACGAGGAACGACGAGCAGCAAATCGTTCTCTCGGTGTGCTGGGGGTCGCATAAACACTTCATTGTACAGACCACGCCGGAG GGCCACTACAGGTTCGAGGGCCCGGCCTTCCCCACCATCCAGGAGCTCATCCTGCACCAGCACCAGTGCGGCCTGCCCGTCACCAACAAGTCCGGCGCCATCCTACGCACGCCCATCTTCAGGGAGCGATGGGAGCTGAACAACGACGACGTGGAGCTCAGGGAGAAGATAGGACGG GGCAACTTCGGGGACGTGTACAAGGCTCGGTTACGGGACTCGGGGCTCGAAGTGGCGGTCAAGACGTGCCGAGTGACCTTGCCGGACGAGCAGAAGAAGAAGTTCCTGCAGGAGGGTCGTATCTTGAAGCAGTATGACCATCCCAACATCGTGCGATTCATCGGGATTTGCGTCCAGAAGCAACCCATTATGATCGTTATGGAGCTGGTGCCgg GTGGATCGCTCCTCAGCTTCGTACGCAACCACAAGGGGCAGCTGACGGTCAAACAGATGATGGGCATGTGCTTGGACACCGCCTCGGGCATGGCCTACCTCGAGTCCAAGAACTGCATCCATCGAGACCTGGCGGCGCGAAACTGCTTAGTGG GTCACCGTAACAGCGTCAAGATCTCAGACTTCGGCATgtcccgggaggaggaggagtactacGTGAGCGACGGGATGAAGCAGATACCCATCAAGTGGACGGCCCCCGAGGCACTGAActtcg GTAAATACACTTCGCTCTGTGACGTGTGGAGCTACGGGGTGCTATGCTGGGAGATCTTCTCGTCCGGGGAGGTGCCTTACCACGGCTACTCCAACACTAAGGCGCGCGAGATGATTGACACAG